The genomic stretch ATGATGCCGTCACCGCCGGCGCCCTGGGCCGGCTTGATCACGAAATCGCTGCGTCCGCCGATGATCTCGTCGAGATTGTCGATTTCCTTCTCCGTGGAAATCACGCCATACAGTTCCGGCACATGAATACCGGCCTTGATCGCGCGTTCCTTGGTGATGATCTTGTCATCGACGATCGGGTACAGGCTGCGCTTGTTGTACTTGAGCACGTAGTCCGCGTTACGCCGATTGATGCCCATGATGCCCCGGGCTTCCAGGGCCTTCCAGGTCTTCCAGAAACCGAACATCAGGCGTCAGCCTTCTTCAGGAAAGCCTTGAAGCGCACCAGTTCGGTCAGGCGATAACCGCGATAGCGACCCATGGCCAGCATGAAGCCCACCAGGATCAGCAGGATCGCCGGGAAGGTGAACACGAAGTACACCAGCTCCGGAACGGTCATGATCAGGTGCGCCAGGGACGCCGCGAACAGCGTGCCGATCGCCACTTTCAAGGCATGGCTGGCGCCGCGTTCTTCCCAGGTGATCGACAGGCGTTCGATGGTCATGGTCAGAATCACCATCGGGAACAACGCCACCGACAGGCCGCGTTCCAGGCCGAGCTTGTGGCTGAACAGGCTGATCGCCGCGATCAGCACCACCACGAACGTCAACACCACTGACAGGCGCGGCAGCATTTGCAACTTCAGGTGTTCCAGATACGAACGCAGCGACAGCCCCAGCGCCGTAATCACGGTAAACAGCAGGATGCCGAAGCCCAGCTGTGTTTCGCGGAAGGCCAGGGCGATCAGCACCGGAGTGAACGTGCCGAGGGTCTGCAGGCCGATCAGGTTGCGCAGGATCAGGATCACCAGCACGCCGATCGGGATCATCACCATGATCATGAACGTCTGCTGGGTTTGCAGCGGCAGGCCGTACAGCGAGTATTCGAGGAAGTTGGCGTCGGTGTTTTCGTCGGTCAGCTTGGCCAGACGAATCGCGTTCATCTCGCTGTTGTTCAGGCTGAAGGTCACGTTGGCTTTCTTGCCGCCGTCGACGGTGATCAGGTTTTCATCGCCGCTCCACCACAGCAGACGGTCGGTCGGCAGGCCTTGTTCGCCGGTTTCCGGGTTGAAGTACAGCCAGTCGGTGCCATTGAAGCTGCGCAGCCACAGTTCAGGGGTTTGCGGCTGATCGGCGACGAGGCGGATGGTGTGGACCTTTTCCACCGGCACGTGGGCGATGGACAGCAGCAGTTCAACGATTTTCGCCTTGTGCGGCGTCGACGGATCGCCCGCCAGCAGCAGTTTCACGTTGTCGTCGTTGACGTTGTTGACGCGTTTGATTGCCTCGCCAATAAAGGTTTCGACATCGGCCGAGTGCTGACGGATCGGGGCGAGCAGGGCTTCGGCGGCGATTTTTTCCGGGCCTTCGATGGCGATGCTGTCGCGGAAGGTCGGACCTTTGATCTTGGTTTTTTCAGCGGTGTAGCGCTTGGTCAGCACCAGGCGGTAATAAAGGGTCTGGTTGCCCTTGGCCCGGCGCGCCGACCACGTGACCTTGCGGTTGCCGTCGACACGGTTGACCGCCACGCCGTAGTTATTGGAGATGAAGCTTTCATTGAGGCTGACGTAATCGCGGCTCAGAGGCGGCACGAACATCTGGATCTTCACCGGATCCTTGGTGCTGGCGACGAACTCGACCTTGGCGTCGATGTTCCACAAGTCGTCGGTGGCGTCTTCGGTCACCGGGATGCCGAGCACGAAAATCTGATAGGCCGTAACCGAAACGCCCAGGAGCACCAGAATGGTGATCAGGATTTTCAGGTGGAAGGTTAGAGAACGCATGGAAATTACTCGGCGGTATGAGCGGCGATGGCGCAGGCGGGTTTGCCGGCAGCGTATTTAAGACTGGGATCGACCAGCGCATCGAAGCGTTTCAGCGCCTCGGAGCCGATCAAAAGCGGGTATTGGAACGCACTGCGGTCGGTCAGGTTCACTTCGATGCTGCGCATTGCCGTACCCATGCAGATATCCAGCTCGATCACCGGGCGGGCGGTGTACTTCTTGCCTTCTTCCGGGTCGTAGTCGCCGGCGCGGCGCTTGATCTTGCTGACCCGGGCCAGCGGCCGTTCGATCGGGTGCGAATGCGCGGCGTCGATGGCCAGGTAGAAACGCACCCAGGACTCGCCGTTGCGCTTGAAGCGTTTGATGTCGCGAGCGCTCAGGGAGGCGGTTTTCGCCCCGGTGTCGAGTTTGGCTGCCACTTCCAGGTTGATCCCGTCGAGGGCGGCGTATTCGTTGAGGCCGTACACAGTCTTTTCCCCCGCCACAGCCAGGCTGGGCAGGCAAAACAGATAGAAAAAGGTGGGGAAGGGCTTGAGTCTCATAAATCCTGGCGAGCAGCGGTCCGTTCTCGGTTCAGGGCCACGGCGTCAGGAGATCCTGTCTGCGCGCGCCTTCGTGTGCCTATCAGCTTTTTATGACAAGCCGTGCAAGTGACCAGCAAATGCGGGCGGCATTCTAGCACGGTGGTTTTATGGCGCCAGCGCCCGAGCGGGTCTATAACCCTTGGGGTTGATGCTGGGGGTTATTAGACGATTGTCGACAATATCCATTTATCCTTTGACTGATGAAGGCTGATTCGCTAGTTTTTGCCGCATTGGTTTTCAAGGTGTCGACAATATGCTGGATCAACTCGATCCCCCGGTCATCAGCGGTGACGATTCGGAAACCCTGTCCGAAAACGTCTTCCGACGTATCCAGGCCGCCATCGTCAAAGGCGAGATCGCCCCGGGCAGCAAGATCTCCGAGCCGGAACTGGCGCGCACCTACGGCATCAGTCGCGGGCCGCTGCGCGAGGCAATTCACCGGCTCGAAGGCCAGCGCCTGCTGGTGCGCGTGCCGCACGTCGGTGCGCGGGTGGTGTCGCTGAGCCACGCCGAACTGCTCGAACTCTACGAAATCCGCGAATCCCTCGAAGGCATGGCCTGCCGTCTGGCGGCTGAACGCATGAGCGTCGAAGAAATCGACGAACTGCGCCGGGTGCTGGAAACCCACGAACGCGATGCCGCATTCCAGGCCGGCGTCGGCTACTACCAGCAGGAAGGCGATTTCGACTTTCATTACCGGATCATCCAGGGCAGCGGCAACCGCACCCTGACCCAGATGCTCTGCGGCGAGCTCTATCAACTGGTGCGCATGTACCGCATTCAGTTTTCCACCACGCCCAACCGCCCGCGCCAGGCCTTTGCCGAACACCACCGGATTCTCGATGCCATCGCCGACCGTGACGGCGAACTCGCGGAATTGTTGATGCGCCGCCACATCGGCGCCTCGAAACGCAACATCGCCCGTCATTACCAGGACGGCGCCGACAATAAGACAGCCACTGAACGAGGTGAGTCATGAGTTCCAACAAGAGCACTCCAGGCCAGCGTTTCCGCGATGCGGTCGCCAGCGAACATCCGTTGCAAGTGGTCGGCGCGATCAACGCCAACCACGCGCTGCTGGCCAAGCGCGCCGGTTTCAAGGCGATTTACCTGTCGGGTGGCGGGGTGGCCGCCGGCTCCCTCGGTGTGCCGGACCTGGGCATCACCGGCCTGGATGACGTGCTGACCGACGTGCGCCGCATCACCGATGTCTGCGACCTGCCGCTGCTGGTGGACGTGGACACCGGTTTCGGCGCCTCGGCGTTCAACGTGGCCCGCACCGTGAAGTCGATGATCAAGTTCGGCGCCGCGGCGATCCACATCGAAGACCAGGTCGGCGCCAAGCGCTGCGGCCACCGTCCGAACAAAGAGATCGTCACCCAGCAGGAAATGGTTGACCGCATCAAGGCTGCCGTCGATGCCCGCACCGACGACAGCTTCGTGATCATGGCTCGCACCGATGCGCTGGCCGTTGAAGGTCTGGAGTCGGCACTGGATCGCGCCGCTGCGTGCATCGAGGCCGGCGCCGACATGATCTTCCCGGAAGCCATCACGGAACTGGACATGTACAAGCTGTTCGCCAACCGCGTGAAAGTGCCGATCCTGGCCAACATCACCGAGTTCGGCTCGACGCCGCTGTACACCACCGAGCAGTTGGCCGGTGCCGATGTGTCGCTGGTGCTGTACCCGCTGTCGGCGTTCCGCGCGATGAACAAGGCCGCGGAAAACGTCTACACCGCGATCCGCCGCGACGGCACCCAGCAGAATGTCATCGACACCATGCAGACTCGCATGGAGCTCTACGATCGCATCGATTACCACACCTTCGAGCAGAAGCTCGACGCGTTGTTTGCGGCGAAGAAGTAAGCCGCAACCGTACTCCCTAACAAATTCAAGATTGGAGACAACAATGGCCGAAGCAAAAGTACTCAGTGGCGCCGGGCTCCGGGGCCAGGTTGCCGGGCAAACTGCACTGTCCACCGTGGGCCAGGCCGGTGCCGGGCTGACCTATCGCGGCTACGACGTGCGCGAACTGGCGGCAGACGCACAATTTGAAGAAGTCGCGTACCTGCTGCTCTACGGGGAGCTGCCGACCAAGGCACAGCTCGCCGAGTATCAAGGCAAGCTGAGCAAGCTGCGCGACCTGCCGCAAGCGCTCAAGGAAGTGCTGGAACGCATCCCCGCCGACGCCCA from Pseudomonas allokribbensis encodes the following:
- a CDS encoding inactive transglutaminase family protein, whose amino-acid sequence is MRSLTFHLKILITILVLLGVSVTAYQIFVLGIPVTEDATDDLWNIDAKVEFVASTKDPVKIQMFVPPLSRDYVSLNESFISNNYGVAVNRVDGNRKVTWSARRAKGNQTLYYRLVLTKRYTAEKTKIKGPTFRDSIAIEGPEKIAAEALLAPIRQHSADVETFIGEAIKRVNNVNDDNVKLLLAGDPSTPHKAKIVELLLSIAHVPVEKVHTIRLVADQPQTPELWLRSFNGTDWLYFNPETGEQGLPTDRLLWWSGDENLITVDGGKKANVTFSLNNSEMNAIRLAKLTDENTDANFLEYSLYGLPLQTQQTFMIMVMIPIGVLVILILRNLIGLQTLGTFTPVLIALAFRETQLGFGILLFTVITALGLSLRSYLEHLKLQMLPRLSVVLTFVVVLIAAISLFSHKLGLERGLSVALFPMVILTMTIERLSITWEERGASHALKVAIGTLFAASLAHLIMTVPELVYFVFTFPAILLILVGFMLAMGRYRGYRLTELVRFKAFLKKADA
- a CDS encoding ATP-dependent zinc protease, with amino-acid sequence MRLKPFPTFFYLFCLPSLAVAGEKTVYGLNEYAALDGINLEVAAKLDTGAKTASLSARDIKRFKRNGESWVRFYLAIDAAHSHPIERPLARVSKIKRRAGDYDPEEGKKYTARPVIELDICMGTAMRSIEVNLTDRSAFQYPLLIGSEALKRFDALVDPSLKYAAGKPACAIAAHTAE
- a CDS encoding GntR family transcriptional regulator, with the protein product MDQLDPPVISGDDSETLSENVFRRIQAAIVKGEIAPGSKISEPELARTYGISRGPLREAIHRLEGQRLLVRVPHVGARVVSLSHAELLELYEIRESLEGMACRLAAERMSVEEIDELRRVLETHERDAAFQAGVGYYQQEGDFDFHYRIIQGSGNRTLTQMLCGELYQLVRMYRIQFSTTPNRPRQAFAEHHRILDAIADRDGELAELLMRRHIGASKRNIARHYQDGADNKTATERGES
- the prpB gene encoding methylisocitrate lyase translates to MSSNKSTPGQRFRDAVASEHPLQVVGAINANHALLAKRAGFKAIYLSGGGVAAGSLGVPDLGITGLDDVLTDVRRITDVCDLPLLVDVDTGFGASAFNVARTVKSMIKFGAAAIHIEDQVGAKRCGHRPNKEIVTQQEMVDRIKAAVDARTDDSFVIMARTDALAVEGLESALDRAAACIEAGADMIFPEAITELDMYKLFANRVKVPILANITEFGSTPLYTTEQLAGADVSLVLYPLSAFRAMNKAAENVYTAIRRDGTQQNVIDTMQTRMELYDRIDYHTFEQKLDALFAAKK